DNA sequence from the Xylanivirga thermophila genome:
GCATTGTTGTTTTTCAATTCTGTATTTTTTATACCAAGGCTTTTCATGTGGTATGATTTACCTAATTCTGTTGTCATGCTATTTAAAGTTTCAGCACTATACAGGGAAGACCAGTGTATATCTTTATTGACCATTGCAATATCGCTAATATCCTTATTCATCATGGAATAGGATGTAAATTGTACAAGTATATTTCGAATGTTTGTTGGTGTATTTTCTGTATACGGCTTAAGAAATATTTGTTCAATATTCTGATTAAATTGTAGATAATCATAAATGGAATTTACTTTGCTAAAAAGATAATCAATTTCACTATTAAATTTCTGCGAGATATTCTGAGAATATGTTGCAGCATTTTTTACAAGAAGATTTTTAACTGCAAAAAAAGTAAACATTCCTATGCCTAAACAAGCTATAATTATGCATATAAGAATAATTTTAAACTGTGCTTTTATTTTTAAATTTGTAAATTGATTCATATATATTATCCTTTTTATAATAGCTAAATTTCTGTTCTTTAATTATTATATCATAATGAAATTAATATCGTTATGGAAAAAAGTTATGTAAATCTAACAATTATCCATAGTGTTATAAATTTCTTAATAAAAAATCTAATATTTTTTCATAAATCTAAAAAACTGATAACTAAATTGCATACTCAAAATAAATAATTTATTATATACTTTAGACAATAAAAATGATTTCTGATGTAGTAATGGAGGTGAAATTATATGAAGGATAGTAATACAGTAATTAATAAATCAAATAAAGCTATATTAAAACAATTAAAAAATGATTGGATGTTATATGTACTATTACTTCCAACTTTATTATGGTATATTGCTTTCTGTTATTTACCCATGGGAGGGATAACCCTCGCTTTCAAAAATTTTAGATACGATGTAGGTATGTGGGGCAGTCCATGGGTGGGTATGAAACATTTTCAAACAATGTTTAAAGATGCTGAATTTTGGAGGGCATTTAAAAATACTTTAATTTTTAGTCTAGGAAAATTAGTCTTTCACTTTCCTATTCCGATTATAATAGCTATTTTATTAAATGAATTGACGCATCCGCGGGTGAAAAAGTTTTTTCAAACGGTATTTACTTTTCCACATTTTATTTCATGGGTTGTATTATCAGGAATTTTAATAAATCTTTTTTCTTCCAGCGGTATTGTAAACCAGATACTCGCAATGTTTGGCTTACCAGAAGTTTCTCCTCTAGTTTCAGAAGATTCGTTTAGATCATTTATTTGGGTGTCAAATATCTGGAAGGAATTTGGATGGGATTCCATTATTTATATGGCAGCCCTTTCGGGAATTTCGCCAGAGTTATACGAAGCCGCTAGTATTGATGGAGCGGGACGATTCCGTAAGATGGTCCATGTAACATGGCCAGGGCTGAAAAGTACTGTGGCTATCATGTTAATCCTACAAATCGGTGGTATTATGAATGGTGCAAGTTTTGACCAAGTTTTCAATTTATATTCTCCTAGGGATGATTATGTTAATCTTAGCCAATAAGGTGATTACCAAGTCTGGTGAACAAGGATTATTTTAACAGGAGGCTAATATGCAAAACAAAAAAAGTAAACTCAAAAAAAGTTCGCCTTTTGAAATTATTTTGATTATAGTTCTGGCAATACTTGCCTTAATTACAATTTATCCATTTTATAATGTTGTTATTGTTTCGTTGTCTAATACCCAGGCTAGTGCTACCTATTCACCTTATTTTTATCCCCATGTGTTTGATCTGACGGGATACAAAACTATAATGCAGGATCCATATTTTTTCAAATCATTAAATACGACTGTCTTTGTAACCGTTGTGGGTACTGCGGTGAATATGTTTTTATCTGTAACAGCTTCTTATGTACTTTCAAAAAAACGATTATTAGGCAGAAATTTTTTTCTCGGAATGATATTATTTACTATGTTATTTAGTGGTGGAATGATACCTACGTATTTAGTAGTAAAAAACTTTGGGCTTACAAATAACGTATGGGCAATGATATTACCCTGTGCTCTAAATACGTATTACCTTATTATTATGAAAAATTATTTTACGACATTTCCTATCAGTTTAGAGGAAGCGGCAAAAATTGATGGGGCAAATGAATTTACTATTTTATTCCGTATATATGTGCCTATATCTGCTCCTTTTATTGCAACATTTAGTCTATTTTATGCAGTGGAGCGCTGGAATGAATGGTGGAATGCCCTACTCTATATCAATCAAAAGTCTTTAGCACCACTGCAGATCTATCTGCGTGATGTTTTAGTAAGCTTTAACAATCAACTTGCTACACAAGCACAGTCTATGCTTGGATCACAAGGAAAAGTACATGTGCAATCTATTCAAATGGCAACTATTGTTATTGCAACGGTGCCAATCCTTTGTGTATATCCATTTTTACAAAAATATTTTGTAAAGGGGGTAATGGTAGGTTCCATTAAGGAGTAAATAGATTATAACCTAGGGGGTAATCTCAATTAAGGAGGAAATGAAATAATGAAAAAGAGAAAAATAACAGCTTTTTTGTTAATGATTGTTATGATCGTTAGTGTATTTACAGGTTGTAAACAAGACGGCGATGTGGATAACAAAAATTCTGATACTGCTTCAAATTCTGAAAAGAAAGAACAACCTAAAAAAGATACAGAACAAAAACCTATGGATATCTCAATCGCTATTTGGGATATTGAGGATAGTTTGTCTGGAGGAGAAAGTGACAAAATTCTTCAAACTCTTCAGAAAGAGACAAAAATTAATATTGTATCCCAAAATATTACTTGGGATGATGCTGATCAAAAAATCAAATTGTGGGCAGCATCTGATGGTTTACCGGATATTTTTGCAGGGGACTTTGTAGGAAAATCTTTTTTCTATGATTGGATTGATCAAGGGGTTATACGGGCATTACCAGATGATTTATCTGATTATCCCAACTTACAGGAATATTTAAAGATTGAACGTGCTCAAGCTGCAAAACAAGATGGGAAATTTTATATGATACCACGTCAAACATATGGGGATATCAGCTATAGTGTATTAGACCGTTCTGTAGCATATCGTTGGGATCTTGCACAAAAGGCAGGGGTAACTAAAGAGCCTGAAACTTATGACGAATTTCGTGACATGATCAAAAAAATTATTGAGGCTGATCCTGAAGGTAAAAAGATTACTGGTTTAACAGCAACACAGCCAGCACTTTTAACAGGTTTTATTCTTCCATATGGTACGATCTTAGAGAAAAAATGGATCGAAAAAGATGGTCAGTGGATGCCGGGATACTTTGCTGGTGATATGGAAGCAGCTTTCCAACTGGCACGAGACATGTATCAAGAGGGTACAATTGAAAAAGATATTTCCCTTGCTAAAATCAATACTTCAACTGAAAAATTCTTACAGGGGAAGAGTGCTGCCATATTGATTGCAGGTGCAGGTCCTGCTTCTCTATACAATACTGTAGCGCAAGATTATGAAGAGCTGTATGAAGGACATAAATTTTTAGACGACGTAAAGATCTGTAAGCTGTTTCCATGTAAAGATGGTAAACGTCATTATTTTGTAGATACTGAAGCTTGGTCAGAGAGTTATTTTTCTTCTAAAGTAGATGATGAAAAAATGGAACGTATACTTGGTCTTTATGATTATCTATATTCTGAAGATGGCAGGCGTTTGGTGTTCTGCGGTATTGAAGGCGAAGATTATGATCTAAAAGATGACAAAGTTATAATGCGTGAAGGTATAAATCTAAATGATAAATATCCTAGTACCCGTGGCATATGTAATTTAGCTACGTGGAATCCATCTAGCTGGGATATGACTTTCCCATCTGATATACCTACGGAATATCGAGAATTAAATGTTTCACGTCATCAAGATGCAGCAGATAATGGTACTTTACAGGAATATAGTGATGCTGTACTATTCCTATCTACTCCGTTGAAAGATAAATTTGTTATGAATCCTAATGATGACCTTATGAAAATTATGATGGGATCACAGCCTGTTGATAAGATGCTTGATGATCTTATGGCAGAATATGAGTCAAAGGGTCTTTCTGATATGTTAAAGGAAGTAAATGAAGCGGCAAAAAACTTAAAATAAAATAGGTTCGAAAAAAGTGCTATGGCATTATATATTGTCATAGTACTTTTTTTATTTAGTTGATTAGTTTAAGTTTTATTGTTAAAATATAGTTAATTTTATGAGATAGGATGGGATTATATATGTCTTATATTGAAGATGCTTCAAAGGAATTATTTGATTATTATCCGCCACTTACTAAAAGGGGTGATTTTGATAAGTTTTGGCAATATACCATATCTGAAGCTAGAAAAACGCCCCTATGTCCAGAAAAAAAACTATATAATTATCCCGGTTCTTATGTAGATGTTTTTGATATATCCTTTAATGGATTTGATGAAACTAGGATACATGGCTGGTATATAGTACCTAAATTTGGTCGAGATGATAAAATGCCATGTATAATTCACTACCATGGATTTTGTGGAAATAGGGGAAGACCTGCAGATTTTATGCAATGGGCTATGCTAGGTGTAGCTGTGTTGTCCGTTGATTGTAGGGGGCAGAATGGTGATACAGGAGATGCTGCAAAATATAGCCATGGCAATACCCAAAGCGTTATATGTAAGGGCGTGTTAAATAAAGAAGAATACTATTTTAGAGCGGTGTATATGGATTGTCTTAAGGCCATAGACTTTGCATGCATACAGGATGAGGTGGATGTAAACAGAATAATAGTAGAAGGCGGGAGTCAGGGTGGAGCACTAGCTACTGCTATGGCTGCTTTAGATGACAGGGTATATATGGCTTTATGTGATGTACCTAGTAATAGCAACATAGAAGAGCGGATAAAGGGGAGTCATGGTTCTTTTTCCAGTGTAACTGACTATCTCAAGGTTCATTCTGATAAGGTGGATAGGGTATTTGAAACCCTCAGTTATTTTGATACAATGAATATGGCAGATAGAATAAAATGCAGGGTATTGGCATCTGTTGGTCTTAAAGATAATGTATGCCCAGCTAAATGTTATTTTGCCACATACAATAGGATAAAAGGGGAGAAGGATGTAAAGATATATCCCTTCAATGGTCATGAAGGTGGAGGGGCCATACATAATGAAATAAAATTAAGATTAGTGGATGATATAAGGAGATAGATGATGTATTCTGAAATACTCAAACATGAGAATAAAAATACCTTTAAGTTTATAATTATCTTGTTTTTAGCACTGGTGCTTTTAACTGTTTTTTCTAATTATTTATATGAAAAATTTCATCTTGTATATATTACATATACGACATTTATTGTGTTTGTGCTGGTTGCAATATATGTATACAGGAAAAAGATAACGAATTATAGATATATAATAAACGATGGCTCTATTATATTTCAAAAAGTAGCAGGGAAAAGGGTAGTACCCATGTTTTCCATTTCATTTAAGGATATAATATATTTCACAGCTTTGCCTACGGAACGGGATTATGATAAGGTGGACAAGTCCATATATGCACTCTTTGATAAAAACTCCAAAGATGCATATGTATTGGTGGCAAAATATGATGATAAAATATATAGGGTAGTTTTTGAGCCTACGGCTAAGTTTGTTGATTTAATAATGGAAAAGCTTAGATAAAAAATTCAGGAGGTTTTAATATATGAGATATCCCATGCCCCTTGTGGAGGCACTTGAAGGATATATAGATGAGGATGTTTTACCTTTTCATATGCCAGGGCATAAGATGGGGAGAGGATTTACAAAAGCGTTTAGAGACCATATCGTAGAGATGGATGTGACGGAGATACCAGGTGTAGATGATCTTCACGCACCTCAAGGCCCTATACTGGAGGCAGAAAGATTGGCATCCAGAGCCTTTGGGGCCATGAGGAGCTTTTTTTTGGTGAATGGATCAACTAGCGGTATATATACTATGCTGATGGGCGCATGTAAGCCTGGGGATAAGGTAATTGTGCCCCGCAATTGCCATAAATCGGTGTGGGGTGCCATGGTGCTAGGGGATATACGGCCTGTATATATACAACCTGAATATGATTATGAAAATCATTTGGTAACCCAAATAACTCCTGCCTCCGTTGAGGCTGCCCTCTCCCTACATCCAGATGTGGTAGGTATGATACTAACCCATCCAAACTATTATGGCATGTGCAGCGATATAGGGGAGATAGCCCGTATACTCCATGAACAAGATAAGATACTGATGGTGGACGAAGCACATGGTGCCCATTTTTATTTTAGTTCCAAGATGCCGCCGTCGAGTGCAGAGGCGGGAGCTGATATATGGGTGCAGAGTGCCCATAAGACATTGCCTGCATTTACACAATCGGCATACCTCCATGTAGGTAGCAAGAGGATAGAGATATCTCGGATAATAGAAATTATGCGCATTGTGCAGAGCAGTAGTCCATCATATATGCTTATGGCATCCTTGGACTATGCCCGGGCATATATGGAGAATGAAGGTGCAAAGGGTATAGATGATCTTTTAGACAGATTGCTTTTAGTAAAGGGAAGGCTTAAGGCTTTAGGACTCAAATTTTTAGACCAAAATATTTGGGATGGGGTTAAGTACTTAGATCCCTCCCGCCTGGTCATAGATACTGCTTCAATGGGGATGACCGGATATGAGGCTGAGGGACGGCTTAGGCGTTTAGGCATACAGGTGGAGATGTCGGATCTTTATAGGCTAATTTTAATATGTTCTGTAAGCGATGATGAATATATGCTAAATAGTTTGGGCGATGCATTGACAGTCATGTATAATGAAAGGGATAAAAAAGGGCATACGATAGGAGAATTTCCTATTTCATTTAATATCCCTGAGCAAATATTGTCGCCAAGAGAGGCTTTTTATAGTATAATTGAAAAAGTGCCATTATCACAATCTGAAGGTAGGGTATGTGCAGGTATGATAGGGGCGTATCCGCCAGGTATACCAAAATTTTGTCCAGGTGAGCGCATAGACGGACAGGGAATAGCAGAGATATTCAGTATAAAGTCTCAAGGTGGCAATCTCTTTGGATTGGATAATGGGGATGATACCATTCCGGTGGTAAAGGATCTAAAACTTTGAAGGCGTTTTTATTCTTGTGAAAGTGGGAGCGAATATTATGAAAGGTTCTTTTATAGTTATAGAAGGGGGAGACGGGAGCGGCAAGGCTACCCAGGCTAAAAAGCTATATGGCAGACTAAAGGATGACGGTAAGGTGGTCCGTAAGATAGAATTTCCCGATTACAAAAGCCCATCTTCCGGTCTTATAAAGATGTATCTAAATGGGGAATTTGGGACAACCCCTGATGATGTAAGTCCTTATGTAGCATCTACCTTTTATGCGGTGGATCGTTATGCATCATATAAAAAGTACTGGGGTGACTTTTATGCTAATGGTGGTATAATAATAGCCGATAGGTATACCACATCAAATATGATCCATCAAGGAGCCAAGATAGAGGATAAGGCTGAGAGGGAGAAATATTTGAACTGGCTGTGGGATTTTGAATTCAATATGTTTGGACTGCCGGTTCCTGACTGTGTGATATTCCTTGATGTACCACCTGTATATACCCAAAAAATTATAAAAAATCGACATAACAAATATACGGGACGCAAAAATAAGGATATACATGAGCGAGATAGGGAGTACATGAAGAAGGTATATGAAGCATCATTGACCATAGCTAATAGATATGGATGGCATAGGATTTGTTGCATAGAGGATGGCCATATGCTGTCTATAGATGATATTCATAAACAAATATATAGCATTATACGACAAAAGTTGTTAAAATAATAACATGGAATATATAGATAACAAATATCTATAAAATTTTTCAAATATATAAACCTTATGGGAAGGAGAAATGGCTATGATTTATTCAAAGGAAGTAGAAGAAATGGTATGCGTAGCAAAAGGCCCAAACCATGGATCAGCACCTATTCCGGAGGAAGGAAAATGGGTAAAGGCAAAAGAGATTAAAGATATTTCCGGGTTTACCCATGGTGTAGGCTGGTGTGCACCTCAGCAGGGGGCATGTAAGCTATCATTAAATATTAAAGACGGTATTATCCAGGAGGCTCTAGTAGAAACCTTGGGCTGCTCAGGCATGACCCATTCTGCTGCCATGGCGTCTGAGATATTACCAGGAAAGACTATACTTGAGGCGCTTAATACAGATTTGGTATGTGATGCTATAAATACTGCAATGAGAGAATTATTCCTGCAGATAGCATATGGTAGATCCCAGACTGCATTTTCAGAAGGTGGATTGCCAATAGGCGCTGGCTTGGAGGACTTAGGTAAAGGCCTTCGCAGTCAGGTAGGTACTATGTATGGGACTTTGAAAAAGGGACCTAGATACCTGGAGATGGCAGAGGGGTATATATCGGAGTTGGCTTTGGATGCTAATGATGAGATAATAGGATATAAATACGTGCATCTCGGTAAGATGATGGATATGATAAAGAAGGGTATGGATGCCAATGAGGCCCTTAAAAAAGCTACTGGCACATATGGCAGATATGCTGAAGCCAAAAAATATATCGACCCACGTCATGAATAATAGGGTATTAGGGAGGATGAGTAGATATGGCTTTGTTTGAAAGTTATGAGAGAAGAGTAGACGGGATAAACGCTGTTTTAAATAAATACGGTATCGCATCTATAGAAGATGCAAAAAAGCTGTGCGATGAAAAGGGCGTTGATGTATATAATATAGTAAAGGGCATTCAGCCCATATGTTTTGAAAATGCATGCTGGGCATACATAGTAGGCTCTGCTATTGCTATAAAGAAGGGCTGCACAAAGGCTAGTGATATAGCAGAGGCCCTTGGTGAAGGTCTGCAATCATTTTGTATCCCCGGTTCAGTTGCCGACGACAGAAAAGTTGGTTTGGGGCATGGAAATCTTGCAGCCATGCTTTTGAGAGAAGAGACGAAATGTTTTGCGTTTTTAGCAGGACACGAGTCTTTTGCTGCAGCTGAAGGGGCTATAGGTATTGCAAATTCAGCAAACAAGGTAAGGAAGGAACCCCTAAGGGTTATTTTAAACGGCCTTGGCAAGGATGCAGCTCAGATAATATCCAGGATAAATGGTTTTACCTATGTAGAGACTAAATTTGATTATGCTACAGGTAAACTTGAAATAGTAAAAGAAACAAAATATTCCGATGGGGATAGGGCAAAGGTAAAATGCTATGGTGCAGATGATGTACGTGAAGGCGTAGCCATAATGCATCATGAAAAAGTGGATGTATCCATAACTGGAAACTCTACAAACCCCACAAGATTCCAGCATCCTGTTGCTGGGACATATAAAAAGGAATGCTACGAGCAAGGTAAAAAGTACTTTTCAGTAGCATCTGGCGGCGGCACAGGCAGGACACTTCATCCTGACAACATGGCAGCAGGTCCTGCTTCCTATGGTATGACAGATACCTTAGGTAGAATGCACTCTGATGCTCAGTTTGCAGGATCTTCTTCAGTTCCTGCACACGTTGAGATGATGGGGCTCATAGGTATGGGTAACAACCCCATGGTAGGAGCCAGTGTGGCAGTAGCCGTTGCATTGGAGCAAGCCCTCAATAAGTAATATGTATTATAGGAACCTCGTATATTTGCCTTGATAGGCTGAATATACGAGGTTTTTTATTTTATTATTTGATATGCTAAAAATTAAAGGAAAAAAGTATTATGTATAGAATATATCTAATAATATTAATACTTTCAGGAGGGATTAGACATGTATAAAGCCATAGGCATGAATGCGGTGGGTATTAACTTACCAATTGAGGAAACATTGTCCTTAGCGGTGACGTACGATTTTGAAGGTGTATATCTGGATATAATGCAGGTAATGCAATTTGGTGAAAATCGGATAATAGATATGCTTGAGCAATTGGATTTAAAAGCAGCTGGTTTTGGCCTTCCTGTAAATTTTAGGGGAAATGAAGGGGAATACAAAAAAGATATGGAAAAATTCGAGCAGATGGCAAAGGCAGCATCTATGATAGGAATGGAGCGTTGCAGCACTTATATATTGCCATTTAGCGATGAACTTGATTTTGATCAAAATTTTGATTTACATAGTAAAAGACTTAGGGAGATAGCAAAGATATTAATAGATTATAATATAAATATTGGTTTGGAATTTGTAGGTCCAAAGACATTAAGGGACGGGCATAAATACGAATTTATACATGATATGAAAGGAATGTTGGAGCTGTGCCATGCCATAGGTACGGATAATACGGGCTTACTAATGGATAGCTATCATTGGTATACTGCTCATCATACCATCGAAGATATTAAGGATTTAGGCGGTGGAGAGATGATAATAGATGTGCATGTAAATGATGCACCAAGAGGGGTTTTGATAGATGAACAGCTGGATAACGTAAGATGTATTCCGGCAGAAACGGGTGTTATAGATTTAAAGGGCTTTTTAAAGGCAATAAAGGATTTGGGGTATGATGGACCGGTTATGGTGGAGCCATTTAGTACTAGACTTAAAAACATGGATGTGCATTCCATACTAAGGGAGGTTAGGGACTCACTAGATAGAATTTGGGTATAGTGATACATAGCTAAAAAAAAATAGCAGCATATGCTGCTATTTTTTATTGGAAGATGGATTATAATATTTTACTCCGAGAAAATTTATAATATTTATATAGGCGGCACCATATAGTATGGATTTATCCTCAAGAGTGGATAATACTATATCTCTACACTTTATGGACTGC
Encoded proteins:
- a CDS encoding ABC transporter permease subunit produces the protein MKDSNTVINKSNKAILKQLKNDWMLYVLLLPTLLWYIAFCYLPMGGITLAFKNFRYDVGMWGSPWVGMKHFQTMFKDAEFWRAFKNTLIFSLGKLVFHFPIPIIIAILLNELTHPRVKKFFQTVFTFPHFISWVVLSGILINLFSSSGIVNQILAMFGLPEVSPLVSEDSFRSFIWVSNIWKEFGWDSIIYMAALSGISPELYEAASIDGAGRFRKMVHVTWPGLKSTVAIMLILQIGGIMNGASFDQVFNLYSPRDDYVNLSQ
- a CDS encoding carbohydrate ABC transporter permease, coding for MQNKKSKLKKSSPFEIILIIVLAILALITIYPFYNVVIVSLSNTQASATYSPYFYPHVFDLTGYKTIMQDPYFFKSLNTTVFVTVVGTAVNMFLSVTASYVLSKKRLLGRNFFLGMILFTMLFSGGMIPTYLVVKNFGLTNNVWAMILPCALNTYYLIIMKNYFTTFPISLEEAAKIDGANEFTILFRIYVPISAPFIATFSLFYAVERWNEWWNALLYINQKSLAPLQIYLRDVLVSFNNQLATQAQSMLGSQGKVHVQSIQMATIVIATVPILCVYPFLQKYFVKGVMVGSIKE
- a CDS encoding extracellular solute-binding protein, whose amino-acid sequence is MKKRKITAFLLMIVMIVSVFTGCKQDGDVDNKNSDTASNSEKKEQPKKDTEQKPMDISIAIWDIEDSLSGGESDKILQTLQKETKINIVSQNITWDDADQKIKLWAASDGLPDIFAGDFVGKSFFYDWIDQGVIRALPDDLSDYPNLQEYLKIERAQAAKQDGKFYMIPRQTYGDISYSVLDRSVAYRWDLAQKAGVTKEPETYDEFRDMIKKIIEADPEGKKITGLTATQPALLTGFILPYGTILEKKWIEKDGQWMPGYFAGDMEAAFQLARDMYQEGTIEKDISLAKINTSTEKFLQGKSAAILIAGAGPASLYNTVAQDYEELYEGHKFLDDVKICKLFPCKDGKRHYFVDTEAWSESYFSSKVDDEKMERILGLYDYLYSEDGRRLVFCGIEGEDYDLKDDKVIMREGINLNDKYPSTRGICNLATWNPSSWDMTFPSDIPTEYRELNVSRHQDAADNGTLQEYSDAVLFLSTPLKDKFVMNPNDDLMKIMMGSQPVDKMLDDLMAEYESKGLSDMLKEVNEAAKNLK
- a CDS encoding acetylxylan esterase; this encodes MSYIEDASKELFDYYPPLTKRGDFDKFWQYTISEARKTPLCPEKKLYNYPGSYVDVFDISFNGFDETRIHGWYIVPKFGRDDKMPCIIHYHGFCGNRGRPADFMQWAMLGVAVLSVDCRGQNGDTGDAAKYSHGNTQSVICKGVLNKEEYYFRAVYMDCLKAIDFACIQDEVDVNRIIVEGGSQGGALATAMAALDDRVYMALCDVPSNSNIEERIKGSHGSFSSVTDYLKVHSDKVDRVFETLSYFDTMNMADRIKCRVLASVGLKDNVCPAKCYFATYNRIKGEKDVKIYPFNGHEGGGAIHNEIKLRLVDDIRR
- a CDS encoding aminotransferase class I/II-fold pyridoxal phosphate-dependent enzyme codes for the protein MRYPMPLVEALEGYIDEDVLPFHMPGHKMGRGFTKAFRDHIVEMDVTEIPGVDDLHAPQGPILEAERLASRAFGAMRSFFLVNGSTSGIYTMLMGACKPGDKVIVPRNCHKSVWGAMVLGDIRPVYIQPEYDYENHLVTQITPASVEAALSLHPDVVGMILTHPNYYGMCSDIGEIARILHEQDKILMVDEAHGAHFYFSSKMPPSSAEAGADIWVQSAHKTLPAFTQSAYLHVGSKRIEISRIIEIMRIVQSSSPSYMLMASLDYARAYMENEGAKGIDDLLDRLLLVKGRLKALGLKFLDQNIWDGVKYLDPSRLVIDTASMGMTGYEAEGRLRRLGIQVEMSDLYRLILICSVSDDEYMLNSLGDALTVMYNERDKKGHTIGEFPISFNIPEQILSPREAFYSIIEKVPLSQSEGRVCAGMIGAYPPGIPKFCPGERIDGQGIAEIFSIKSQGGNLFGLDNGDDTIPVVKDLKL
- a CDS encoding dTMP kinase — translated: MMKGSFIVIEGGDGSGKATQAKKLYGRLKDDGKVVRKIEFPDYKSPSSGLIKMYLNGEFGTTPDDVSPYVASTFYAVDRYASYKKYWGDFYANGGIIIADRYTTSNMIHQGAKIEDKAEREKYLNWLWDFEFNMFGLPVPDCVIFLDVPPVYTQKIIKNRHNKYTGRKNKDIHERDREYMKKVYEASLTIANRYGWHRICCIEDGHMLSIDDIHKQIYSIIRQKLLK
- a CDS encoding iron-sulfur cluster assembly scaffold protein, which produces MIYSKEVEEMVCVAKGPNHGSAPIPEEGKWVKAKEIKDISGFTHGVGWCAPQQGACKLSLNIKDGIIQEALVETLGCSGMTHSAAMASEILPGKTILEALNTDLVCDAINTAMRELFLQIAYGRSQTAFSEGGLPIGAGLEDLGKGLRSQVGTMYGTLKKGPRYLEMAEGYISELALDANDEIIGYKYVHLGKMMDMIKKGMDANEALKKATGTYGRYAEAKKYIDPRHE
- a CDS encoding GGGtGRT protein, whose amino-acid sequence is MALFESYERRVDGINAVLNKYGIASIEDAKKLCDEKGVDVYNIVKGIQPICFENACWAYIVGSAIAIKKGCTKASDIAEALGEGLQSFCIPGSVADDRKVGLGHGNLAAMLLREETKCFAFLAGHESFAAAEGAIGIANSANKVRKEPLRVILNGLGKDAAQIISRINGFTYVETKFDYATGKLEIVKETKYSDGDRAKVKCYGADDVREGVAIMHHEKVDVSITGNSTNPTRFQHPVAGTYKKECYEQGKKYFSVASGGGTGRTLHPDNMAAGPASYGMTDTLGRMHSDAQFAGSSSVPAHVEMMGLIGMGNNPMVGASVAVAVALEQALNK
- a CDS encoding sugar phosphate isomerase/epimerase family protein; translated protein: MYKAIGMNAVGINLPIEETLSLAVTYDFEGVYLDIMQVMQFGENRIIDMLEQLDLKAAGFGLPVNFRGNEGEYKKDMEKFEQMAKAASMIGMERCSTYILPFSDELDFDQNFDLHSKRLREIAKILIDYNINIGLEFVGPKTLRDGHKYEFIHDMKGMLELCHAIGTDNTGLLMDSYHWYTAHHTIEDIKDLGGGEMIIDVHVNDAPRGVLIDEQLDNVRCIPAETGVIDLKGFLKAIKDLGYDGPVMVEPFSTRLKNMDVHSILREVRDSLDRIWV